The window CGCTTTGGCTCCCATCACCGGGAAATTGATCGCTGAACTGGTTGTCAAGGGAAGACCATCGATATCTTTGGATGAATTCGGGTTGGAGCGGTTTTAAAAGCTTAAAGCCATCAGCTTCCAGCTCTCAGTTGAAGGGAAAGACTGAATTGCTATGTCTTACAGGAAATTTGAATTGAGCTACGGGCATCAAAAGATAGAATTCTCGATTGGGGATGAAAATCTTCTGGGCGTGATTCAAGCGAAAAAGATGTCGCCCCTCCCCAATCCTCGAGATTTTCCTCCCCTGTCTGAAATAGTCAGCCCCGGAGAGAGTGTAGCCATCCTGGTCTCGGATAAGACCAGGGCAGCCAAATCCGATCTCATATTACCCCTATTATTGGATGAGCTTAATTCCTCAGGTGTTCCTGATGAAGATATCTTCATAACCTTTGCCACAGGTACCCATCCCAAACATACAAGGGAAGAGCAGCGACAAATCGTAGGGGAAGAAGTTTTCGAGAGGGTGTCTCTCTACGACCATGATTGCCACGATCGAAATAATCTCAAATATGTGGGCACAACGAGCAGGGGGACGAAGGTCGAACTCAATAGGCAAGTACTTGAAGCCGATAGGATAATCCTCACGGGGACCATCGTTTACCATTACTTTGCGGGTTTCGGAGGTGGGAGAAAAAGCATTCTCCCCGGAATAGCCTCCTTCGAAACCATACAATCCAACCATCGACTTGTCTTAAATCCGAATGAGGGTAGGAACCCTCTGGCCAGGACGGGCATACTCAATGGAAATCCCGTCCATGAGGATATGATTGAAGCTGCGTCCATGGTCAATCCCGATTTCTTATGCAATGTGGTTTTAAATGATGATGGGGAATTGTCGGGAATTTTCACTGGGCACTGGAGGAGGGCTCATGAGAAAGGTTGCCATTTCGTAGATGAGCATTGTAGGATCAAAGTCGGCGAAAAGGCCGATTTAGTCGTGGTGAGCTGTGGGGGACATCCCATGGACGTAAACTTCGCTCAGT is drawn from Actinomycetota bacterium and contains these coding sequences:
- the larA gene encoding nickel-dependent lactate racemase, with protein sequence MSYGHQKIEFSIGDENLLGVIQAKKMSPLPNPRDFPPLSEIVSPGESVAILVSDKTRAAKSDLILPLLLDELNSSGVPDEDIFITFATGTHPKHTREEQRQIVGEEVFERVSLYDHDCHDRNNLKYVGTTSRGTKVELNRQVLEADRIILTGTIVYHYFAGFGGGRKSILPGIASFETIQSNHRLVLNPNEGRNPLARTGILNGNPVHEDMIEAASMVNPDFLCNVVLNDDGELSGIFTGHWRRAHEKGCHFVDEHCRIKVGEKADLVVVSCGGHPMDVNFAQSHKAMDNASFVLRDGGVMILLAECGEDYPSPEYREWLKYRCKEEIEEVLREEFSIPGHTIYSAMEKAEKFHIILVTELNTDDVHHLGMTPASSIEEALGIARAKLGKAPSTYVMPQGYTTLGTVST